Proteins encoded in a region of the Magallana gigas chromosome 8, xbMagGiga1.1, whole genome shotgun sequence genome:
- the LOC105326134 gene encoding sulfotransferase 1E1 — translation MADLDILKRDYPVYEGIGLPKMATFFEENVEKTIQNIQGLKLGPDAVILATFPRSGTHWVYEIVHMLLNKKAEYATKSREAVYLEGLSDLGPLQSYNQVVSTHLPFQWLPKQHLETGGKIIHVIRNPKDVAVSLYKFLDSCNAIQKPFEEFLFGYFLKEKAMYGGWFDYNKAFIRESEARKDQIIMLQYEKLQRNTKEELRRLAEFLNIKDADPLLQDIAEKCSFNSLKTAEETSRNDDTMSDIMKSINLKNNPTVYRKGKIGDWKNHFTVAMSETFDKTYADNMRNVALDIDFV, via the exons ATGGCGGACCTCGATATTCTCAAGAGGGACTATCCAGTTTATGAAGGAATTGGTTTACCAAAGATGGCAACATTTTTTGAGGAGAATGTTGAAAAAACGATACAAAATATCCAAGGCTTGAAGCTTGGTCCTGATGCAGTTATTCTGGCCACGTTTCCTCGATCGG GAACACACTGGGTGTACGAAATTGTTCACATGCTGCTTAATAAAAAGGCAGAGTATGCTACAAAGTCCAGAGAGGCTGTTTACTTGGAAGGTTTGTCAGACCTTGGTCCTCTGCAGTCTTATAATCAGGTCGTCAGCACACACCTTCCATTCCAGTGGCTACCAAAACAGCACTTGGAGACTGGTGGCAAAATTATTCATGTCATTAGGAACCCGAAAGATGTTGCAGTTTCCTTGTATAAATTCTTGGATTCTTGCAATGCCATACAGAAACCATTTGAAGAGTTcttatttggatattttttaaaagaaa aGGCGATGTATGGCGGCTGGTTCGATTACAACAAGGCGTTCATCAGAGAGTCGGAAGCGCGAAAAGACCAAATCATCATGTTGCAATACGAAAAGCTGCAAAGA AATACAAAAGAGGAACTCAGAAGATTGGCCGAATTCTTAAACATAAAAGATGCGGATCCATTGCTGCAAGACATAGCAGAAAAGTGTAGCTTTAACAGCCTTAAAACCGCTGAAGAAACATCGCGAAATGATGATACCATGTCGGATATAATGAAATCCATAAATCTGAAGAACAATCCCACCGTATATAGAAAAG gTAAAATTGGAGACTGGAAGAATCATTTCACAGTAGCAATGAGCGAAACATTTGACAAGACATACGCAGATAACATGAGAAATGTAGCATTGGATATCGATTTTGTCTag